GTAGATTGTGATATTAGAAAGAACGACGTGAACCTTGCCAATTAAAGGGACTTGCACATATTTTTCAATCAGAGGGAGATGAAGGGGAATAATAGAGTTAATAGCTTTCTCTATTAACAAATCCTTTGAAAAATCAAGACCCTTGTCTGATATCACCACAGAGACAAAACCTTCTTCTTCGAAACTCGAGGGTATTAATAAAAGAAGCCAAAGAAACAATGACACAAATTTGATAGCCATGAATTTTGAGAAGAAACCCATGTGAGAAAACACTTAAAATTTATGAGATAAATGATTTCTCCTCGAAGAAGTTATGTCCTGGGATATTGGGAAAAACAATTTAATTACCTattgtattgattttttttttttggcagcaTCCTATTGTATTGAATTAGTTTCGTACAGAAGCGGTTAAACTGAAAAGCAACACGTGGGTACCCAGAGATACTACGAGTTGAAGAAGTATAAGCTGGTTAGTtgactttttctttttttctcttttgggATTTACCTGTTATTTTGAGTTGCAGCTTTAGCTAATAGACCATCATACTTCGCTAGCTATTGTAACAACAATTGTATGGTCATTCTTTGTAAAACATCATTCAGACACGTGTGTCTGTTTAGGCAATAAGGCATCTCTGCTAAGAATGGGGTGCGTTGCAAACTGGAATGTAACTCTAAAATATGTGcacaagtttaaaaaaaaaaagagttcgtTGCCACTAGAGCAAGTACAAATCATAAGTCAATAATCAATATGATAAGTTACAACTTCGATCCAAATTTTCATAGATGAAGTAATCTGAGGGGCATTGAAAGAAAAGAGATAAAAAAAAGAAACATTTATTGCCCAAATAGGCAAAGAAACTCAATGCGAGTAGCTTTTAATAATCCAATTCAACCCCTTTGTGCAAGGAAGAAAAACTTCTTTTTCAAAACCGATCACCTATCTGTTCTAATAGAAACAAGGATTCTATATTGCACGCGAAAGAGATAGAGGGAGCGAGAGACTCTGCTAATGGTAATGCACATTACTTATACAAACAAATATCAAGAAGGTAGAAGGTAAAAAATAGAGGGAAATATATCTCAATATTCCAAACTGATCAACAGAAGTACGAATATCGCAGGTCCTTCGAGCATATGTGATTGTTGAGAAGTCTACCACCAATGAATATCTCCGTTTTCAGGAGAAACCGTCTCCATCAACAATGCCGATGTATGTTTGTTGTTCAACAGTTCAAGCTTAATTTGGTGGACACTAAAAGGATAAGCTTTACCAGATTATTACGTCATAGAAAGTAGTCTGGTGCAGGTTTTTTGGCGGGTGTCCCTCTTGATTCCTGCATTTATATTATAATCTTTTCAGAATAACATGCTGCGGAATCAACAACAAAAAagcattttctttatttttattccaTCATAAATTCCTATGAAAGATATAAGGGGCAAAAATGCTTCATGTTCTTGACCCTACAGGATTAGCATGAATTACAGTAGCTTCATGAACATGGGGCATATTCATATATTTCAAATCAGTACCAAGCATTATTTTAGTTTCCTATTAATATAACACAAAATTTTAATCATAATGGCCTCCAAATATGCTACCTAATCCAGTTCTAGATACTTGTAATCCATAACCCTTAATTCAAAATCTTGTCCTCCTCCAGAACCCAGACCTTATTCATTAGTAGGAAACCATGAGCCCAACTACTCAACCCTCCTAAAagtattttcaagctctataatTTCGATGTGATGCAAGTAAAGTTTCATATGTACAAACCTGTGGAGCAGCTTCAAACACTCGAAACTTCTTATTAAGATTTTCATCCAGTTCAAGAATCGCAGCTACATTACCACACCTACAAGATACACATGCTAGAAATGAAATTTTGAACTTAAGAACATAGaaacaaattaaaaattaatgatcTACCTGTAACAGTAATTTGGAGCTGACCACACTGTCACTATCTGACTATTGAACATCCACTTATATCCTTCCATAACCAACTGATGAGCACGGCAtatataatcaatattatttGTGTGGTTAAATGAAGTAACAACACTGCCACCAAAGAGGAAACCAGCACCACGAGGACTCAAACCCCAACCATCCACAATATCTTCGGGATCCGACCACAACAGGTCACACATTGCACCATCATGAGGTACTTCTTGCTTTCGATCGATTATGCGTATCTGTCACAGCAGAGCAGGTCAATAATAATATATGGACATTGTGAAGAAAAAACTAGATTATTCTGGAAGCAATTGTCAGACCTGATCCAACGTTGAAATGGCTGGGGAAAGACCACCATGGACACTAAAAATTTTGTTCTCGATGAGAGCTGATAGACTGCAATATATTACCAAAGAATTTTGAAGCCATAAGAACGAGGAAAAAGAAGATTATTTTTTCACTGTCCTGGAAAATAAATCTTACTAAAAGATGACCATTTAAGCAATATTGAAAAGAAAATGAGGCTTTGACAATAAAACAGCACAATGCCATTTAGTTTCACCTAAGAAGCAGGTAACAACTGCTTCCTTAAAAGATTGTTTCAGGCTTTCGCCCATAATTTTTGACAAAAGGAGGATATGAAACTATGACCAAAGTATGCAACATGATAAGTTTGTCAGTAGGCTTAGCGTCTAAAAGGAAAGAGGTAGCTTAAATTACTTAAAAGAATTTGAAAATTCTACaccaaaatcacataatttgatgCCTATTTGACATGGGAAAATGGCAATTCAGTGACAAATCTTAATCTTCCAACATTCATGTGAAACccaaaagaacaaaaaaattaaaagcaCAACTTCTGCACTGTCAACAACTAGTACAAGAATATTAAGGTAAAAATTGAATCAAACTGATAAATAAAATCTCTACTTTCTCCAGAAACTATATTTGAGCCTAATACCTAGCCTTATGCCACTCCACCTAAATAATCTGTGACAATATTATCAAAAGAATGAAGGATAGTTCGGAAAATGATGTAGGAACAATTAAAAAGCTACAATCCAACCATCTCCTAA
The Humulus lupulus chromosome 6, drHumLupu1.1, whole genome shotgun sequence DNA segment above includes these coding regions:
- the LOC133782331 gene encoding serine/threonine-protein phosphatase PP-X isozyme 2, which codes for MSDLDRQIEQLKKCEPLKESEVKALCLKAMEILVEESNVQRVDAPVTICGDIHGQFYDMKELFKVGGDCPKTNYLFLGDFVDRGFYSVETFLLLLALKVRYPDRITLIRGNHESRQITQVYGFYDECLRKYGSANVWRYCTDIFDYLSLSALIENKIFSVHGGLSPAISTLDQIRIIDRKQEVPHDGAMCDLLWSDPEDIVDGWGLSPRGAGFLFGGSVVTSFNHTNNIDYICRAHQLVMEGYKWMFNSQIVTVWSAPNYCYRCGNVAAILELDENLNKKFRVFEAAPQESRGTPAKKPAPDYFL